One window from the genome of Lysobacter helvus encodes:
- the lon gene encoding endopeptidase La has product MTATAETFDLPVLPLRDVVVFPHMVIPLFVGRDKSIRALDMAMEADKRILLVAQKSADTDAPGAKDLHEIGTLAQVLQLLKLPDGTIKVLVEGLSRSRVTDVEEKDGALSGKGTVVDSESARETREVEAVARSLMSLFEQYVKTNRKLPPELLQTLSGIDDPSRLADTIAAHLGVRMADKQKLLETLDIGGRLELLVGLVDGEIDVQQLEKRIRGRVKSQMEKSQREYYLNEQMKAIQKELGEIDDAPNDLDELARKIAEAGMPKAVEAKARAEMGKLKQMSPMSAEAAVVRNYLDWLLGVPWKKRTKVRKDLKVAQDVLDADHYGLERVKERILEYLAVQARVQKLKGPILCLVGPPGVGKTSLGQSIAKATNRKFVRMSLGGVRDEAEIRGHRRTYVGSMPGRIVQNLNKVGSKNPLFVLDEIDKMSMDFRGDPSSALLEVLDPEQNHSFNDHYLEVDLDLSEVMFVATSNSLNIPGPLLDRMEVIRIPGYTEEEKLNIAMRYLVPKQLKANGLKPEELKISESAIRDIVRYYTRESGVRNLERELAKISRKVVKELALAGPTKKKAGAVNVSGKNLDKFLGVRRFDYGRAEAENEIGLVTGLAWTEVGGDLLQIESTLVPGKGQLILTGQLGDVMKESASAALSVVRARTERFGIDLDFLTRFDVHLHVPEGATPKDGPSAGIAMATALVSTLTKIPVKNDVAMTGEITLRGKVLGIGGLKEKLLAAMRGGIRTVIIPEENRKDLADLPKSVTQAMKLVPVRWIDEVLDIALERPLAPSTAGSVGGVPVVEPEPPAAQPDITH; this is encoded by the coding sequence ATGACCGCAACCGCCGAAACCTTCGACCTGCCGGTGCTGCCGCTGCGCGATGTCGTGGTGTTTCCGCACATGGTCATTCCGTTGTTCGTCGGGCGCGATAAGTCGATTCGCGCGCTCGACATGGCGATGGAAGCCGACAAGCGCATCCTGCTGGTCGCGCAGAAGTCCGCCGACACCGACGCGCCGGGTGCGAAGGATCTGCACGAGATCGGCACGCTCGCGCAGGTGCTGCAGTTGCTGAAGCTTCCCGACGGCACGATCAAGGTCCTCGTCGAAGGCTTGTCGCGTTCGCGCGTCACCGATGTCGAAGAGAAGGACGGCGCGTTGTCCGGCAAGGGCACCGTCGTCGATTCCGAATCCGCGCGCGAAACGCGCGAAGTCGAAGCGGTCGCGCGTTCGCTGATGTCGTTGTTCGAGCAGTACGTCAAGACGAATCGCAAGCTGCCGCCGGAACTGCTGCAGACGCTCAGCGGCATCGATGATCCCAGCCGCCTGGCCGACACCATCGCCGCGCACCTCGGCGTGCGCATGGCCGACAAGCAGAAGCTGCTCGAAACGCTGGACATCGGCGGCCGCCTCGAACTCCTCGTCGGCCTGGTCGACGGCGAGATCGACGTGCAGCAGCTCGAGAAGCGCATCCGCGGCCGCGTGAAGTCGCAGATGGAGAAGAGCCAGCGCGAGTACTACCTCAACGAACAGATGAAGGCGATCCAGAAGGAACTCGGCGAGATCGACGACGCGCCGAACGACCTGGACGAACTCGCGCGCAAGATCGCCGAAGCCGGCATGCCCAAGGCCGTGGAGGCCAAGGCGCGCGCGGAGATGGGCAAGCTCAAGCAGATGTCGCCGATGTCGGCCGAAGCCGCCGTCGTGCGCAATTACCTGGACTGGCTGCTGGGCGTGCCGTGGAAGAAGCGCACCAAGGTCCGCAAGGACCTGAAGGTGGCGCAGGACGTGCTCGACGCCGATCACTACGGCCTGGAGCGCGTCAAGGAACGCATCCTCGAATACCTCGCCGTGCAGGCGCGCGTGCAGAAGCTCAAGGGCCCGATCCTGTGCCTCGTCGGCCCGCCGGGCGTGGGCAAGACCTCGCTGGGCCAGTCGATCGCCAAGGCGACGAATCGCAAGTTCGTGCGCATGTCGCTCGGCGGCGTGCGCGACGAAGCCGAGATCCGCGGCCATCGCCGCACGTACGTCGGTTCGATGCCGGGCCGCATCGTGCAGAACCTCAACAAGGTCGGCAGCAAGAACCCGCTGTTCGTGCTCGACGAAATCGACAAGATGTCGATGGACTTCCGCGGCGATCCCTCGTCCGCGCTGCTCGAAGTGCTGGACCCGGAGCAGAACCACTCCTTCAACGACCACTACCTCGAAGTCGACCTCGACCTGAGCGAAGTGATGTTCGTGGCGACGTCCAACTCGCTCAACATCCCGGGCCCGTTGCTGGACCGCATGGAAGTCATCCGCATCCCCGGTTACACCGAGGAAGAAAAGCTCAACATCGCGATGCGCTACCTCGTGCCCAAGCAGCTCAAGGCCAATGGCCTGAAGCCCGAGGAGCTCAAGATTTCCGAGAGCGCCATCCGCGACATCGTGCGCTACTACACGCGCGAATCCGGCGTGCGCAACCTCGAGCGCGAACTGGCGAAGATCTCGCGCAAGGTCGTCAAGGAACTCGCGCTCGCCGGCCCGACCAAGAAGAAGGCCGGCGCGGTCAACGTCAGCGGCAAGAACCTCGACAAGTTCCTCGGCGTGCGCCGCTTCGACTACGGCCGCGCGGAAGCGGAAAACGAAATCGGCCTGGTCACGGGCTTGGCGTGGACGGAAGTCGGCGGCGACCTGCTGCAGATCGAATCCACGCTGGTGCCGGGCAAGGGCCAGCTGATCCTCACCGGCCAGCTGGGCGACGTCATGAAGGAATCGGCGTCGGCCGCGCTGTCGGTCGTGCGCGCGCGCACCGAGCGCTTCGGCATCGACCTGGATTTCCTGACGCGTTTCGACGTCCACCTGCACGTGCCCGAAGGCGCGACACCGAAGGACGGTCCGTCGGCCGGCATCGCGATGGCCACGGCGCTCGTGTCCACGCTCACGAAGATCCCGGTCAAGAACGACGTCGCCATGACGGGCGAGATCACGCTGCGCGGCAAGGTGCTGGGCATCGGCGGCCTCAAGGAGAAATTGCTGGCGGCCATGCGCGGCGGCATCCGCACCGTGATCATCCCGGAGGAGAACCGGAAGGACCTGGCGGACCTCCCCAAGTCGGTCACGCAGGCCATGAAGCTGGTCCCGGTGCGCTGGATCGACGAGGTCCTGGACATCGCGCTCGAACGTCCGCTGGCCCCCAGCACGGCCGGCAGCGTGGGTGGGGTGCCGGTCGTGGAGCCGGAACCGCCGGCCGCACAGCCGGACATCACGCACTGA